One Streptomyces sp. NBC_01217 genomic region harbors:
- the lepA gene encoding translation elongation factor 4 — translation MPATPTNVPEPSRTDPALIRNFCIIAHIDHGKSTLADRMLQLTGVVDQRQMRAQYLDRMDIERERGITIKSQAVRLPWAPNTGEDQGRTHVLNMIDTPGHVDFTYEVSRSLAACEGTVLLVDAAQGIEAQTLANLYLAMENDLTIVPVLNKIDLPAAQPEKFSEELANLIGCQPEDVLKVSAKTGVGVDALLDRVVRDVPAPVGKADAPARAMIFDSVYDSYRGVVTYVRVVDGQLNKRERIRMMSTGATHELLEIGVSSPEMTPADGLGVGEVGYIITGVKDVRQSKVGDTITSLNKGATEALGGYKDPKPMVFSGLYPLDGSDYPDLREALDKLQLNDAALVYEPETSAALGFGFRVGFLGLLHLDVIRERLEREFGLELIATAPNVVYRVEMEDGSEHTVTNPSEFPEGKIDKVHEPVVRATVLAPSEFIGAIMELCQNRRGTLLGMDYLSEDRVEIRYTLPLAEIVFDFFDQLKSKTRGYASLDYEPTGEQSAQLVKVDILLHGDKVDAFSAVTHKDKAYAYGVRLVAKLRELIPRQNFEVPIQAAIGSRVIARETVRAIRKDVLAKCYGGDISRKRKLLEKQKEGKKRMKMVGNVEVPQEAFIAVLSTDESGGEGKAKK, via the coding sequence GTGCCCGCGACTCCTACCAACGTGCCCGAGCCGAGCCGTACCGACCCGGCGCTGATCCGCAACTTCTGCATCATCGCGCACATCGACCACGGCAAGTCGACCCTTGCCGACCGGATGCTCCAGCTGACGGGCGTGGTCGACCAGCGGCAGATGCGCGCTCAGTACCTCGACCGTATGGACATCGAGCGCGAGCGCGGCATCACCATCAAGTCCCAGGCGGTACGTCTGCCCTGGGCACCCAACACGGGCGAGGACCAGGGCCGCACCCATGTCCTCAACATGATCGACACCCCGGGCCACGTGGACTTCACCTACGAGGTCTCCCGCTCGCTCGCCGCCTGTGAGGGCACGGTCCTGCTGGTCGACGCCGCACAGGGCATCGAGGCCCAGACGCTGGCCAACCTCTATCTGGCGATGGAGAACGACCTCACCATCGTCCCGGTGCTCAACAAGATCGACCTGCCGGCCGCGCAGCCCGAGAAGTTCTCCGAGGAGCTGGCCAACCTCATCGGCTGCCAGCCGGAGGACGTGCTCAAGGTCTCCGCGAAGACCGGTGTCGGCGTGGACGCGCTGCTGGACCGGGTGGTCAGGGACGTTCCGGCGCCCGTCGGCAAGGCCGACGCCCCCGCCCGCGCGATGATCTTCGACTCGGTCTACGACTCGTACCGCGGCGTCGTCACGTACGTCCGTGTCGTCGACGGTCAGCTCAACAAGCGCGAGCGCATCAGGATGATGTCCACCGGCGCCACCCACGAGCTGCTGGAGATCGGGGTCTCCTCCCCGGAGATGACTCCGGCCGACGGCCTCGGCGTGGGTGAGGTGGGCTACATCATCACCGGCGTGAAGGACGTCCGGCAGTCCAAGGTCGGTGACACGATCACCTCCCTGAACAAGGGCGCGACCGAGGCGCTGGGCGGCTACAAGGACCCCAAGCCGATGGTGTTCTCGGGCCTGTACCCGCTGGACGGCTCGGACTACCCGGACCTGCGCGAGGCGCTCGACAAGCTCCAGCTCAACGACGCCGCCCTGGTGTACGAGCCGGAGACCTCCGCGGCCCTCGGCTTCGGCTTCCGTGTCGGTTTCCTCGGCCTGCTCCACCTCGATGTGATCCGCGAGCGCCTGGAGCGCGAGTTCGGCCTCGAACTCATCGCCACCGCCCCCAACGTGGTCTACCGCGTCGAGATGGAGGACGGCTCCGAGCACACCGTCACCAACCCGAGCGAGTTCCCCGAGGGCAAGATCGACAAGGTGCACGAGCCGGTCGTACGTGCCACCGTCCTCGCTCCCAGCGAGTTCATCGGCGCGATCATGGAGCTCTGCCAGAACAGGCGCGGCACCCTGCTCGGCATGGACTATCTCTCAGAGGACCGGGTCGAGATCCGCTACACCCTGCCGCTCGCCGAGATCGTCTTCGACTTCTTCGACCAGCTGAAGTCCAAGACCCGTGGTTACGCCTCCCTCGACTACGAGCCCACCGGCGAGCAGTCCGCCCAGCTCGTCAAGGTCGACATCCTGCTGCACGGCGACAAGGTCGACGCGTTCTCCGCGGTCACGCACAAGGACAAGGCGTACGCGTACGGCGTGCGGCTCGTCGCCAAGCTGCGTGAGCTGATCCCGCGGCAGAACTTCGAGGTACCGATCCAGGCGGCCATCGGCTCCCGGGTCATCGCCCGTGAGACCGTCCGCGCCATCCGCAAGGACGTCCTCGCCAAGTGCTACGGCGGTGACATCTCCCGTAAGCGGAAGCTGCTGGAGAAGCAGAAGGAAGGCAAGAAGCGGATGAAGATGGTCGGCAATGTGGAGGTGCCGCAGGAGGCCTTCATCGCCGTGCTGTCGACGGACGAGTCGGGCGGGGAGGGCAAGGCCAAGAAGTAG
- a CDS encoding AMP-dependent synthetase/ligase: MSDTQTLIENRPPSVANLFIDRVAATPDGEAYRYPVPAAAGEGPDEWKSLSWAQAAERVYAIAAGLIGLGVRPEERIALAAGTRVEWILVDLGVMCAGAATTTIYPSTNAEESAFILSDSESRVLIAEDAGQLAKARERRAELPNLTHVVVIDPEGAEPAEGDPEGWVLTLADLEARGAEHLAKTPEAVKERVAAITADQLATLIYTSGTTGRPKGVRLPHDNWSYMAKATVATGLITKDDVQYLWLPLAHVFGKVLTSGQIEVGHVTAVDGRVDKIIENLPVVQPTYMAAVPRIFEKVYNGVAAKARAGGGAKYKIFQWAAGVAREYATVSQDNFRRTGTASVPFALGAKHKVADALVFAKIREAFGGRLRACVSGSAALAPDIGYFFAGAGIHILEGYGLTETSAASFVNPGEAYRTGTVGKPLPGTEVRIADDGEILLRGPGLMQGYQGLPEKTAEVLEADGWLHTGDIGELSVDGYLRITDRKKDLIKTSGGKYIAPAEVEGQFKAVCPFVSNILVHGADRNFCTALIALDEPTILGWAAENGLGGKPYAEVVASPQTVELIEGYVRRLNEGLQRWQTIKKFRLLPRDLDIEHGELTPSLKLKRPVVEREYKGLIDDMYAGAREA, from the coding sequence GTGAGCGACACACAGACCTTGATCGAGAACCGACCGCCCTCCGTGGCGAACCTCTTCATCGACCGCGTGGCGGCCACCCCGGACGGGGAGGCCTATCGCTACCCCGTTCCCGCGGCCGCGGGCGAGGGGCCCGATGAGTGGAAGTCGCTGAGCTGGGCACAGGCCGCCGAACGGGTGTACGCCATCGCGGCAGGGCTCATCGGTCTGGGTGTGCGGCCGGAGGAGCGCATCGCGCTCGCCGCCGGTACTCGGGTGGAGTGGATCCTCGTCGACCTCGGTGTGATGTGCGCGGGCGCCGCCACGACCACGATCTACCCGTCGACCAACGCCGAGGAGTCGGCGTTCATCCTCTCCGACTCCGAGAGCCGGGTCCTGATCGCCGAGGACGCGGGCCAGCTGGCCAAGGCCCGCGAGCGCCGCGCCGAGCTGCCGAACCTCACCCATGTCGTCGTCATCGACCCCGAGGGCGCCGAACCCGCCGAGGGCGACCCGGAGGGCTGGGTGCTCACCCTCGCCGACCTGGAGGCCCGCGGCGCCGAGCACCTCGCGAAGACCCCCGAAGCTGTCAAGGAGCGGGTCGCCGCCATCACGGCCGACCAGCTGGCCACCCTGATCTACACCTCGGGCACCACCGGCCGCCCCAAGGGTGTGCGCCTGCCGCACGACAACTGGTCGTACATGGCCAAAGCCACCGTGGCGACCGGCCTGATCACCAAGGACGACGTCCAGTACCTCTGGCTGCCGCTCGCGCACGTCTTCGGCAAGGTCCTCACCTCCGGCCAGATCGAGGTCGGCCACGTCACCGCCGTCGACGGCCGGGTCGACAAGATCATCGAGAATCTGCCGGTGGTCCAGCCGACGTACATGGCCGCCGTCCCCCGTATCTTCGAAAAGGTCTACAACGGTGTCGCCGCCAAGGCGCGGGCCGGTGGCGGGGCCAAGTACAAGATCTTCCAGTGGGCGGCCGGGGTCGCCCGCGAGTACGCGACGGTCTCGCAGGACAACTTCCGGCGCACCGGCACGGCCTCCGTGCCGTTCGCGCTCGGCGCCAAGCACAAGGTCGCCGACGCGCTCGTCTTCGCCAAGATCCGCGAGGCCTTCGGCGGCCGGCTGCGCGCCTGCGTCTCCGGCTCCGCGGCGCTCGCCCCCGACATCGGCTACTTCTTCGCGGGCGCCGGCATCCACATCCTGGAGGGCTACGGCCTCACCGAGACCAGCGCCGCCTCCTTCGTCAACCCGGGCGAGGCCTACCGCACCGGAACCGTCGGCAAGCCGCTCCCCGGCACCGAGGTACGGATCGCCGACGACGGCGAGATCCTGCTGCGCGGCCCCGGCCTGATGCAGGGCTACCAGGGGCTGCCGGAGAAGACCGCCGAGGTGCTGGAGGCGGACGGCTGGCTCCACACCGGCGACATCGGCGAGCTGTCCGTGGACGGCTACCTCCGGATCACCGACCGCAAGAAGGACCTGATCAAGACGTCCGGCGGCAAGTACATCGCCCCGGCGGAGGTCGAGGGACAGTTCAAGGCGGTCTGCCCGTTCGTCTCCAACATCCTGGTGCACGGCGCGGACCGTAACTTCTGCACCGCCCTGATCGCACTGGACGAGCCGACCATCCTCGGCTGGGCCGCCGAGAACGGCCTGGGCGGGAAGCCGTACGCCGAAGTGGTGGCGTCCCCGCAGACCGTCGAGCTCATCGAGGGCTATGTGAGGCGGCTCAACGAGGGGCTGCAGCGCTGGCAGACCATCAAGAAGTTCCGGCTGCTGCCTCGCGATCTCGACATCGAGCACGGCGAGCTGACGCCCAGTCTGAAGCTGAAGCGGCCGGTCGTCGAGCGCGAGTACAAGGGCCTCATCGACGACATGTACGCGGGGGCCCGCGAGGCGTAG
- a CDS encoding SpoIIE family protein phosphatase encodes MQRDIVQRPGINVGHADARPVARTSLPGNLLAPSAARRFVRAALTEWTRLGLPTAVGFSERLADDASVVVSELVTNAVVHAGTHVELLCRLEEAAEDEAAALVLEVSDHHPARAVRSERPEAGGAAEEAEGEAPAGPEEPAEYGRGLQLVGTLAERWGITYRTGLKTVWARLPVDDWNPFPEPSAEPGFQQGLRAAELLAPSARRALRDDADWAGRGALSFLAEASDLLAGQLDEDIVAALAGQLLVPRLADWCAIWLEPENGGPSAVPRLASVWHRDEAETGQLRTVLEQGPIRLPERVGTGPVSMPWPGGEEDGTEAESDGRTGSALAYRITSGGRTLGAVLLAREGTARVPDEVTALIEDFVRRVGLAVGAARAYTRQATISRILQRALLPSKVADIPGVTSSLVYEPSDDGVVGGDFYDIFPCPGDRWCFVLGDVQGSGPEAAVVTGLARPWLRLLAREGFGVGEVLDRLNRLLLDDAMEAAEAAALMVAAAGGQQTADTGQSRFLSLLYGELVPLPGGGVRCTLASAGHPLPLLLRPGGEVRPAAEPQMLLGIFDDVAYESQSFELAPGDSLLCVTDGVTERRSGALMFDDGDGLAMALADCTGLSADGIADRIKRAVHEFAERPPDDDLALLVLQAG; translated from the coding sequence TTGCAGCGGGACATCGTTCAGCGTCCCGGTATCAATGTCGGCCACGCGGATGCGCGGCCGGTCGCCCGTACGTCCCTGCCCGGCAATCTCCTCGCACCCTCCGCGGCCCGCCGGTTCGTCCGCGCAGCGCTCACCGAGTGGACCAGGCTCGGACTGCCGACGGCCGTGGGCTTCAGCGAGCGTCTCGCCGATGACGCCTCGGTCGTCGTCAGCGAACTGGTCACCAACGCGGTCGTGCACGCCGGGACCCATGTCGAGCTGCTCTGCCGGCTGGAGGAGGCCGCCGAGGACGAGGCCGCGGCCCTGGTGCTGGAGGTCTCCGACCACCACCCGGCCCGCGCCGTGCGCAGCGAACGCCCGGAGGCGGGCGGCGCGGCGGAAGAGGCGGAGGGCGAGGCCCCCGCCGGCCCCGAGGAGCCCGCGGAGTACGGTCGCGGGCTCCAGCTCGTCGGCACCCTCGCCGAGCGCTGGGGCATCACCTACCGCACCGGCCTCAAGACCGTCTGGGCCCGGCTCCCGGTCGACGACTGGAACCCGTTTCCCGAACCGTCGGCCGAGCCCGGCTTCCAGCAGGGGCTGCGCGCCGCCGAGCTGCTCGCCCCCAGCGCCCGGCGCGCCCTGCGCGACGACGCGGACTGGGCGGGCCGCGGCGCGCTCTCGTTCCTCGCCGAGGCGTCGGACCTGCTCGCCGGCCAGCTCGACGAGGACATCGTCGCGGCGCTCGCCGGGCAGTTACTGGTGCCCAGGCTCGCCGACTGGTGCGCGATCTGGCTGGAACCCGAGAACGGCGGCCCCTCGGCCGTCCCCCGGCTCGCCAGCGTCTGGCACCGGGACGAGGCCGAGACCGGGCAGCTGCGCACGGTGCTGGAGCAGGGCCCGATCCGGCTGCCCGAGCGGGTGGGTACGGGCCCCGTCTCCATGCCCTGGCCCGGTGGCGAGGAGGACGGCACGGAAGCGGAATCCGACGGGCGCACCGGGTCCGCCCTCGCCTACCGGATCACCTCGGGAGGCCGCACACTCGGCGCCGTACTCCTCGCCAGGGAGGGCACGGCACGCGTACCCGACGAAGTGACCGCCCTGATCGAGGACTTCGTACGCCGTGTCGGCCTGGCCGTCGGCGCCGCCCGCGCGTACACCCGGCAGGCCACCATCAGCCGCATCCTGCAGCGGGCACTGCTGCCCAGCAAGGTCGCCGACATACCCGGCGTCACCAGCTCGCTGGTGTACGAACCCAGCGACGACGGAGTCGTCGGCGGTGACTTCTACGACATCTTCCCGTGCCCCGGCGACCGCTGGTGCTTCGTCCTCGGCGATGTGCAGGGCAGCGGCCCCGAGGCGGCCGTCGTCACCGGTCTCGCCCGGCCCTGGCTGCGGCTGCTGGCCCGCGAGGGCTTCGGCGTAGGCGAGGTGCTGGACCGGCTCAACCGGCTGCTCCTCGACGACGCGATGGAGGCCGCCGAGGCGGCCGCGCTCATGGTGGCCGCGGCGGGCGGCCAGCAGACGGCGGACACCGGGCAGTCACGCTTCCTCTCCCTGCTGTACGGAGAACTGGTGCCGCTGCCCGGCGGCGGTGTTCGCTGCACCCTGGCCAGCGCCGGCCACCCGCTGCCGCTGCTGCTGCGGCCCGGCGGCGAGGTGCGCCCGGCCGCCGAGCCGCAGATGCTGCTCGGGATCTTCGACGACGTCGCGTACGAGAGCCAGAGCTTCGAGCTGGCGCCGGGCGACAGCCTGCTGTGCGTCACGGACGGGGTGACGGAGCGGCGCTCCGGGGCGCTGATGTTCGACGACGGGGACGGTCTGGCCATGGCGCTGGCCGACTGCACCGGTCTGTCGGCGGACGGGATCGCGGACCGGATCAAGCGGGCCGTGCACGAATTCGCCGAGCGGCCGCCGGATGACGATCTGGCGTTGCTGGTGTTGCAGGCCGGGTGA
- the holA gene encoding DNA polymerase III subunit delta: MATRRNSTDDPLAPLTLAVGQEDLLLDRAVQQVVAAARASDPDTDVRDLASDQLQPGTLAELTSPSLFAERKVVIVRNAQDLSADTIKDVKAYLGDPVEEITLVLLHAGGAKGKGLLDAARKAGAREVACPKTTKPAERLSFVRSEFRALGRSATPEACQALVDSIGSDLRELASAVSQLVADVEGTIDEAVVARYYTGRAEASSFTVADRAVEGRAAEALEALRWSLSTGVAPVLITSALAQGVRAIGKLSSARGGRPADLARELGMPPWKIDRVRQQMRGWTPDGVAAALRAVADADAGVKGGGDDPEYALEKAVVAVARAARAGR, from the coding sequence ATGGCCACCAGAAGGAATTCCACCGACGATCCGCTCGCCCCCCTCACGCTCGCCGTGGGACAGGAGGACCTGCTCCTCGACCGCGCCGTGCAGCAGGTGGTGGCGGCCGCCCGGGCCTCCGACCCCGACACGGATGTCCGCGACCTCGCCTCCGACCAGCTCCAGCCCGGCACCCTCGCCGAGCTGACGAGCCCGTCGCTCTTCGCCGAGCGCAAGGTGGTGATCGTGCGCAACGCGCAGGATCTCTCCGCCGACACGATCAAGGACGTCAAGGCGTACCTCGGCGATCCGGTCGAGGAGATCACCCTGGTGCTGCTGCATGCGGGCGGCGCCAAGGGCAAGGGCCTGCTGGACGCGGCGCGCAAGGCCGGTGCGCGGGAGGTCGCGTGTCCGAAGACGACCAAGCCGGCCGAGCGGCTCTCGTTCGTACGGTCGGAGTTCCGGGCGCTGGGGCGCTCGGCGACCCCCGAGGCGTGCCAGGCGCTGGTCGACTCCATCGGCAGCGATCTGCGCGAGCTGGCGAGTGCGGTCTCGCAGCTCGTCGCGGATGTCGAGGGCACGATCGACGAGGCGGTCGTCGCCCGCTACTACACGGGCCGCGCGGAGGCATCGAGTTTCACGGTCGCCGACCGCGCAGTGGAGGGCCGGGCCGCCGAGGCGCTTGAGGCCCTGCGCTGGTCGCTGTCGACGGGGGTGGCACCCGTGCTGATCACCAGCGCGCTGGCGCAGGGCGTACGGGCGATCGGAAAGCTGTCCTCGGCGCGCGGGGGGCGGCCCGCGGACCTCGCCCGTGAGCTGGGCATGCCGCCGTGGAAGATCGACCGGGTGCGCCAGCAGATGCGTGGGTGGACGCCGGACGGGGTGGCCGCGGCGCTGCGGGCGGTCGCGGACGCGGACGCGGGCGTCAAGGGGGGCGGCGACGATCCGGAGTACGCGCTGGAGAAGGCGGTGGTCGCGGTGGCGCGGGCAGCGCGGGCCGGGCGGTAG
- the rpsT gene encoding 30S ribosomal protein S20: protein MANIKSQIKRNKTNEKARLRNKAVKSSLKTAIRKAREAAVAGDVEKATTAARDASRALDKAVSKGVIHKNAAANKKSALASKVASLQG from the coding sequence GTGGCGAACATCAAGTCCCAGATCAAGCGGAACAAGACGAACGAGAAGGCGCGCCTGCGCAACAAGGCCGTCAAGTCCTCGCTCAAGACCGCTATCCGCAAGGCCCGTGAGGCTGCCGTCGCCGGTGACGTCGAGAAGGCCACCACGGCCGCTCGCGACGCCTCCCGCGCGCTCGACAAGGCTGTCTCGAAGGGTGTCATCCACAAGAACGCCGCCGCCAACAAGAAGTCGGCGCTGGCCTCCAAGGTTGCCTCCCTCCAGGGCTGA